In Felis catus isolate Fca126 chromosome A3, F.catus_Fca126_mat1.0, whole genome shotgun sequence, a single genomic region encodes these proteins:
- the ACP1 gene encoding low molecular weight phosphotyrosine protein phosphatase isoform X2 yields MAEPVSKSVLFVCLGNICRSPIAEAVFRKLVTEQNLSDNWRIDSAATSTYEIGNPPDYRGQNCMRKHGISMTHVARQVTKEDFATFDYILCMDESNLRDLNRKSNQIKNCKAKIELLGSYDPQKQLIIEDPYYGNESDFETVYQQCVRCCRAFLEKAC; encoded by the exons ATGGCCGAGCCGGTGTCCAAGTCTGTGCTGTTCGTGTGTCTGG GTAACATCTGCCGATCACCCATTGCAGAAGCAGTTTTCAGAAAGCTTGTAACTGAGCAAAATCTTTCAGATAAC tGGAGGATAGACAGTGCAGCGACATCCACATATGAAATAGGGAACCCTCCTGACTATCGAGGGCAGAACTGCATGAGGAAGCATGGTATTTCCATGACTCACGTTGCCCGGCAG gtTACCAAGGAAGACTTTGCCACGTTTGATTATATACTTTGTATGGATGAAAGCAATCTAAG AGACTTGAATAGAAAGagtaatcaaattaaaaactgCAAAGCTAAAATTGAACTCCTTGGGAGCTATGATCCACAGAAACAGCTTATTATTGAAGACCCCTATTAT GGGAACGAGTCCGACTTTGAGACCGTctaccagcagtgtgtgaggtgCTGCAGAGCTTTCCTGGAGAAGGCCTGCTGA
- the ACP1 gene encoding low molecular weight phosphotyrosine protein phosphatase isoform X1 — protein MAEPVSKSVLFVCLGNICRSPIAEAVFRKLVTEQNLSDNWVIDSGAVSDWNVGRSPDPRAVSCLRNHGISTAHKARQVTKEDFATFDYILCMDESNLRDLNRKSNQIKNCKAKIELLGSYDPQKQLIIEDPYYGNESDFETVYQQCVRCCRAFLEKAC, from the exons ATGGCCGAGCCGGTGTCCAAGTCTGTGCTGTTCGTGTGTCTGG GTAACATCTGCCGATCACCCATTGCAGAAGCAGTTTTCAGAAAGCTTGTAACTGAGCAAAATCTTTCAGATAAC TGGGTCATTGACAGCGGCGCGGTTTCTGACTGGAACGTGGGCCGGTCACCAGATCCAAGAGCTGTGAGCTGCCTCAGAAATCATGGCATTAGCACAGCCCATAAAGCACGACAG gtTACCAAGGAAGACTTTGCCACGTTTGATTATATACTTTGTATGGATGAAAGCAATCTAAG AGACTTGAATAGAAAGagtaatcaaattaaaaactgCAAAGCTAAAATTGAACTCCTTGGGAGCTATGATCCACAGAAACAGCTTATTATTGAAGACCCCTATTAT GGGAACGAGTCCGACTTTGAGACCGTctaccagcagtgtgtgaggtgCTGCAGAGCTTTCCTGGAGAAGGCCTGCTGA